The Miscanthus floridulus cultivar M001 chromosome 6, ASM1932011v1, whole genome shotgun sequence genomic interval TTGCAGCATTCATAGTAGAcaagaaggaaaataaagaatATGAGGTACCATAAAGGTACATCATGATAACAGTCACAAATTCTCCTATACATATTTGGTACCATAAAGGAATTACTGAAGGGCAggtctggtgcagtggtgagagctgtctcactgagtcaccaggagcctccggcactgggtctgcccttttttaaTCTTAGCTCCCCCAATGTATATATTTTGGACAAAGAGTATGACATCACCTCAGGTACCCCAAATTTTGGGCAGAAGAAACGAGTGAAGAAGTCATAACCAGATCCAGCAGGCGCTGGCCCTGTAACAATAATTCCTCTGCCCGAACATATTTTGATTTCATGAAAGTTAGGAATGATATCGGCAACCTCTTTTCCTGATGAAAGCTCCACCTGAAAGCCAAGTCAGATTTTCTTTTCATGAATTACCTGAACAAACTGAACTACCTCATTACCACTCTTATCATTGCCTCTAACTTAAAAGTTTATGCTGCCTCCAAATAATCTTAGTGCCGTTGTATCTAGGTTTATGATGCTGCTGAAAAAAAATGTTTGGAATATCTGATATTCTGATATCTCCATTCCTGGACAAGGAAAATGATCATGGTAGTAGACGCACTAAATTGGTTCTTTCCATCCATTTTCATGTTGGTAAATTTTGGATATAATGCTTGGGCATCAAGTGCATTACTAGGCACAGTGGGCAGTAGACAGGCACCTACATCAGTAGCATTAGAAAATCTAGACATTTCAAGCAGGAAAGGAAAATAAGGATTAGGATAATTACAATGAGGTCACCAGCGGTCGTTGACTTGTGAACGCTGACAATGGAGGCTCCGTTCAGGGTCTCGGGGATGGACGGCAGCTCGGATGGATGGCAATCAACAAGGTCAATCATGGGGAAATCCAGCTCAATGAACAGTTTCCCCTCGCCTGACACGCCCGTGCTCTCCGGCGCAGGAACCTTTTTGGCCGTAAGAATCCCCGACTTGGTCGAGAACTCGATGAGCGCCTCGTGCTCCGCGAGGACGGATGTGAAGAGGAAGTGGGCGGAGGCCAGCGTCGCGTGGCCGCAGAGCTTGACCTGGAACGGCGTCACGAACGCCCGTGTCAAGAGAAGACTCTAGACCGAATTACGCGCAGCTGTGCGACGATGAGTCGGGTGGGTACCTCAGCGGCGGGGGTGAACCATCGGAGCTGGAACCGCGGGGCGGCGCCGGACGCGGAGGAGTCCCGGAGGAGGAAGGCGGTCTCGGAgaggttgaactcggcggcgaCGGACTGCATCCACCGCTCGTCAGCTGCCTTGGCGGCGTCCTCGAGGAGGCACACCGCTGCGGGGTTGCCCTTGAACGGCTCCGCCGTGAAGGCGTCCACCTGCGACGGCCACGGCGACGATGTTAGGTATCCTGCGAGCTGATAAGAAAATCGCTCCCGTCCAAACAGAGCAGTATTACTGACCACTGCGTACTGGATGCCATTCTTGCCCATTCCTGCGACGAAGAAACAGCTCCGGGCTCCTGTGCTATGGCCGCCGCCGGCAGCTCCTCCTTTCTACTCCGAACAGGGTTGCCTCGAAGCAGGTAGCCGTCTGCTTTTGCTTTTTTGTATGCATGATTAAGCACTTGTTTAGCCTCCTCAAAAGTTTACATTCTATCCATCGAATGTTTATACATatgtagagtattaaatatagactaaaaaaataactaatcgcACAAACTAtgactactttacgagacgaatcttttaaacctaattagatcATAATTTGACAATATTGTGCTACAGtaatacatgtgctaatgacaaattaatttgcttaataaattcgtcttacGATTTATTGatgaattctgtaatttatttttttattattgtcCGAATACCCTATATGACACCCCACGTAAGCCGATATGACATCCTATAAACAATGCCAATGCGTTGTCCTCACTGCTGAATGTTGCAATCAGCAGTGACGACATCGAGCTCGTGGCCTCTCCCGAAAATACAGGTTTGCTTAGAACTACCAGAATTCTCACATCAATTGAACTGCATCGTGCGAAATCATTAATTCGAGAGCCTAGAAATGTTGTCCCCACGGCCGATGTTCCAGTCAGTGTTCTTTTCGAGTACTGTTCACCCTGGAACAGTAAtatctccattctaaattataagacccTTATACATCGCTTTTATTATAtattagacatagtgtatatatatatagcaaaaaTTATATGTATAAAAAACTCAAAACGTCttgtaatttgaaatggagggagtataatcCACATGCAGGTTGTTCAGATTTATGTTCTTCGTCCGGCACGTAAATCTAATCCGTCGCTCCAATTGAAGCCAATGCAAATAGAAATATAATGCTGATTTGGACGCATGGCTCACACACAGCCGCCCAATATCGTAGACATGGCTTGTCTGATATTGGTATACTACTGCTACCTCAGTTCTAAATTATGTACCTAGATAGTGTAAGTCTATTATAGTAAAATCTATGTACCTACAAAAACTAagataacttataatttggaacggggaAATACACGTTAGCGTGTTGTGCTGGCTGCCTGGGCGCTAAGTTTGCAATCAGCACTGACGGCATAGAGTCAtgaaaatgaaatgaaatgaaactaGCCTGTAACCCCGCGAGCGAGGCAGGAAACTGACAGGATATGCAACGATTTGAGTCAATTGCCATGCAAACATAACATTCGGTTGTCTCGCAGGAGGGGGTAACTTATGTAGCACTTGACGACCAAAAGAAACATCAAATGAAACAGTATATATAGGAAAAGTTTACAAATAGTGCCGTGCTTTATGCATGGGTGACAGAACTACAAAAGTAATAATATAAGAATCTGTGCTGCGATGGACAAATTGCTGATGGTACTAAGCCTGCATATGTGGTAAAAAAAACAGAAATGTGCTGTAGTTTGCACTCCAAGCGATTGATCCCTGCGTACATATCAAAGGCAGGCTTAGAACCTGATGTTAAAAGTAAGGGAGAGTAACAAATAGAGTATTGAATTGGTAAAAGGTTTCTGGGGTGTGAGTGGGATGGGAATTATTACTTAGATAACAAAAGGGCGGTGCAGGTCCATGGATCATGGAGGCCATGGAGTTGTATTTAGAGGGCACAAAACGTATGTAGCCTTAACTATGATGATGGCGTCTAATACAGGAGTGCAGCTCCATTTAGACACCAGAAATTACTTTATTTTTTAGTTAACCAAATTTATGTGGGTTGG includes:
- the LOC136458048 gene encoding uncharacterized protein; its protein translation is MGKNGIQYAVVDAFTAEPFKGNPAAVCLLEDAAKAADERWMQSVAAEFNLSETAFLLRDSSASGAAPRFQLRWFTPAAEVKLCGHATLASAHFLFTSVLAEHEALIEFSTKSGILTAKKVPAPESTGVSGEGKLFIELDFPMIDLVDCHPSELPSIPETLNGASIVSVHKSTTAGDLIVELSSGKEVADIIPNFHEIKICSGRGIIVTGPAPAGSGYDFFTRFFCPKFGVPEDPVCGSAHCVLAPYWGGKLGKHKLTAFQASPRSGILYLELEAAGRRVRIQGEAVTVMTGTLLA